In Pedobacter heparinus DSM 2366, the following are encoded in one genomic region:
- the rplK gene encoding 50S ribosomal protein L11 — protein MAKEVSALVKLQIKGGAANPSPPVGPALGAKGVNIMEFCKQFNARTQDKPGKVLPVVITVYADKSFEFIIKTPPVAIQLKDATKLQSGSAEPNRKKVGSVTWDQVKSIAEDKMTDLNAFTIESAMSMVAGTARSMGITVSGDAPWTN, from the coding sequence ATGGCAAAAGAAGTCAGTGCGCTTGTTAAATTACAGATCAAGGGTGGAGCTGCAAATCCATCGCCGCCGGTAGGACCTGCATTGGGTGCTAAAGGGGTGAATATCATGGAGTTTTGCAAACAGTTCAATGCTCGTACCCAAGATAAGCCCGGTAAAGTATTACCAGTTGTAATTACTGTTTATGCTGACAAGTCTTTCGAATTTATCATCAAAACCCCTCCGGTTGCTATCCAGTTAAAGGATGCTACTAAATTACAGAGTGGTTCTGCTGAGCCCAACCGTAAGAAAGTTGGTTCGGTGACTTGGGATCAGGTTAAGTCAATTGCTGAAGATAAAATGACTGATTTAAATGCATTTACTATCGAATCGGCAATGAGTATGGTTGCCGGTACAGCACGCAGTATGGGAATCACCGTTAGCGGTGATGCACCTTGGACAAATTAA
- the hpf gene encoding ribosome hibernation-promoting factor, HPF/YfiA family, with protein MKITVQSIHFNADQKLLDFIQKKVDKLDQFFDQIISGEVYLKLENVEDEANKISEIKLIVPGGTMFAKEQCKSFEEATDLAIESLRKQITKHKDKTRIKLSEHKVLLNENEVSDY; from the coding sequence ATGAAAATTACAGTTCAATCGATCCATTTCAATGCAGACCAGAAGTTATTAGATTTTATTCAGAAAAAAGTGGATAAGTTAGATCAGTTCTTTGATCAGATTATCAGTGGTGAAGTGTATTTAAAATTAGAGAACGTAGAAGATGAGGCCAATAAGATCAGTGAGATCAAACTGATTGTTCCTGGGGGTACGATGTTTGCGAAAGAGCAGTGTAAGTCGTTCGAAGAAGCGACGGATTTGGCGATAGAATCCTTGAGAAAACAAATAACCAAACATAAAGATAAGACAAGAATTAAGCTGAGTGAGCACAAGGTGCTTTTGAATGAGAATGAAGTGTCTGATTATTAG
- the tuf gene encoding elongation factor Tu → MAKEKFDRSKPHLNIGTIGHVDHGKTTLTAAITKVLSDAGLSEARSFDSIDSAPEEKERGITINTAHVEYSTANRHYAHVDCPGHADYVKNMVTGAAQMDGAIIVVAATDGPMPQTREHILLARQVGVPSLVVFMNKVDMVDDPELLELVEMEIRELLSFYEFPGDDIPVIQGSALGGLNGDPKWVAKIMELMDAVDSYIPIPPRLTDLPFLMPVEDVFSITGRGTVATGRIERGVINSGDPVEILGMGAENLKSTVTGVEMFRKILDYGEAGDNVGLLLRGIEKTDIRRGMVICKPGSVNPHTDFKAEIYVLSKAEGGRHTPFFNKYRPQFYFRTTDVTGEISLAEGTEMVMPGDNVTITVKLINAIAMEKGLRFAIREGGRTVGAGQVTEILK, encoded by the coding sequence ATGGCAAAAGAAAAGTTTGACCGCAGCAAGCCGCACTTAAACATCGGCACAATCGGTCACGTTGACCACGGTAAAACAACCTTAACAGCAGCTATCACTAAAGTGTTATCTGATGCTGGTTTATCTGAGGCGCGTTCATTTGATTCTATTGACTCTGCTCCAGAGGAAAAAGAAAGAGGTATCACCATTAATACAGCACACGTTGAATATTCAACGGCTAACCGTCACTATGCACACGTTGACTGTCCAGGTCACGCGGATTATGTGAAAAACATGGTTACTGGTGCTGCGCAAATGGATGGAGCTATCATCGTTGTAGCGGCTACAGATGGTCCGATGCCACAAACTCGCGAGCACATCCTTTTGGCTCGTCAGGTAGGTGTACCTTCATTGGTTGTATTCATGAACAAAGTGGATATGGTTGATGATCCTGAGTTACTAGAATTAGTAGAGATGGAAATTCGTGAATTGTTATCTTTCTATGAATTCCCTGGTGATGATATTCCTGTTATTCAAGGTTCGGCTCTAGGTGGCTTGAACGGAGATCCAAAATGGGTTGCTAAAATCATGGAATTAATGGACGCTGTAGATAGCTATATTCCAATTCCTCCGCGTTTGACAGACCTTCCATTCTTAATGCCTGTTGAGGACGTATTCTCGATCACTGGTCGTGGTACTGTTGCAACTGGTCGTATTGAGCGCGGTGTAATCAACTCTGGAGATCCTGTTGAGATCCTGGGTATGGGTGCTGAAAATCTTAAATCAACTGTAACAGGTGTTGAGATGTTCCGTAAGATCCTTGATTATGGTGAGGCTGGTGATAACGTAGGTTTATTATTACGTGGTATTGAGAAAACTGATATCCGTCGTGGTATGGTTATCTGTAAACCAGGTTCGGTAAATCCGCACACTGATTTCAAAGCTGAGATCTATGTATTGTCGAAAGCAGAAGGTGGACGTCACACTCCATTCTTTAATAAATACCGTCCGCAATTCTATTTCCGTACTACAGACGTAACTGGTGAGATTTCACTTGCTGAAGGAACTGAAATGGTTATGCCAGGTGATAACGTTACGATCACTGTTAAATTGATCAACGCTATTGCAATGGAAAAAGGTCTGCGTTTCGCTATCCGTGAGGGTGGTAGAACAGTAGGTGCCGGTCAGGTAACTGAAATTTTGAAATAG
- the nusG gene encoding transcription termination/antitermination protein NusG has translation MDGQLKWYVVRAVSGKEKKVKQYIDSEISRLGFSHLVPQVLIPMEKYYQMKDGKKIAKERNFYPGYVLIEAILDGELEHIIKNINSVIGFLGDKGGNPVPMRQAEVNRILGKVDEMSQQGETMNVAYYVGENVKVMDGPFNGFTGVIEEVNEEKKKLKVMVKIFGRKTPLELNYMQVEKE, from the coding sequence ATGGACGGTCAGTTGAAATGGTATGTAGTTAGAGCTGTTAGCGGTAAAGAGAAGAAAGTAAAACAGTATATAGATTCTGAAATCAGTCGTTTAGGTTTTTCTCATCTGGTACCTCAGGTACTGATACCGATGGAAAAATACTATCAGATGAAGGACGGGAAAAAGATTGCCAAAGAGCGCAACTTTTATCCGGGTTATGTTTTGATAGAAGCTATTTTAGATGGAGAATTGGAACACATTATTAAGAATATTAATAGTGTGATTGGCTTTTTAGGGGATAAGGGCGGAAATCCGGTTCCTATGCGCCAGGCGGAAGTTAACCGTATTTTAGGTAAAGTTGATGAGATGAGCCAGCAAGGTGAAACCATGAATGTTGCTTATTATGTTGGAGAGAACGTTAAGGTTATGGATGGACCATTTAATGGTTTTACCGGCGTTATTGAAGAGGTTAATGAAGAGAAGAAAAAATTAAAAGTTATGGTTAAGATTTTTGGAAGGAAAACTCCGCTGGAACTTAACTATATGCAGGTAGAAAAAGAATAA
- the rplL gene encoding 50S ribosomal protein L7/L12, with protein MADLKAFAEQLVNLTVKEVNELAQILKDEYGIEPAAAAVAVAGPAGDAAPAAEEKSTFDVILKEAGGQKLAVVKLVKDLTGLGLKEAKDLVDGAPKELKAGVAKDEAEALKKQLEEAGAVVEIK; from the coding sequence ATGGCAGATTTAAAAGCGTTTGCTGAGCAATTGGTAAACTTAACAGTTAAAGAAGTTAACGAATTAGCTCAAATCTTAAAAGACGAGTATGGTATTGAACCAGCTGCTGCTGCAGTTGCTGTTGCAGGTCCTGCTGGTGATGCTGCTCCTGCAGCTGAAGAAAAATCTACTTTCGATGTAATTTTGAAAGAAGCTGGTGGTCAGAAGTTAGCAGTTGTTAAATTGGTAAAAGACCTAACTGGTTTAGGTTTAAAAGAAGCTAAAGATTTAGTTGATGGTGCACCAAAAGAATTAAAAGCTGGTGTTGCTAAAGACGAAGCTGAAGCTTTGAAAAAACAATTAGAAGAAGCTGGAGCAGTAGTTGAAATTAAGTAA
- the rpoB gene encoding DNA-directed RNA polymerase subunit beta, with protein MANKVDQRVNFARSKHIIDYPDFLDVQLQSFREFFQIETTSDNRHTEGLFKVFAENFPITDSRNIFVLEFLDYFIDPPRYDIPECIDRGLTYSVPLKAKLKLSCNDAEHEDFETIIQDVYLGTIPYMTPKGTFVINGAERVIVSQLHRSPGVFFGQSRHTNGTKLYSARVIPFKGSWIEFATDVNNVMYAYIDRKKKFPVTTLLRAIGYDSDKDILELFDLADEVKVSKSGLKKYIGRKLAARVLRKWVEDFVDEDTGEVVSIDRNEVILDRDTVLEDDHIDMIIDAGVKTIILSKDDGASQADYTIIYNTLQKDTSNSEKEAVENIYRALRNAEPPDEETARGIIERLFFSDKRYDLGDVGRYRINRKLKMDTPDHVKVLTKADIIAIVKYLIKLINSKEEVDDIDHLSNRRVRTVGEQLYAQFGVGLARMARTIRERMNIRDNEVFTPTDLINARTLSSVINSFFGTNQLSQFMDQTNPLAEITHKRRLSALGPGGLSRERAGFEVRDVHYTHYGRLCTIETPEGPNIGLISSLCVHAKINNLGFIETPYKKVENGIVSVDEPVIYLSAEDEDGKTIAQANAAYDDKGNFTTSRVKARYEGDFPVIEPEKLDLMDVAPNQITSIAASLIPFLEHDDANRALMGSNMQRQAVPLLRPEAPIVGTGLEGRVARDSRTLINAEGDGVVEYVDANEITIKYVRNDSDRLVSFEGDSKTYKLIKFKKTNQNTCINLKPIVKKGQKVVKGQVLCEGYATENGELALGRNLKVAFMPWQGYNFEDAIVISERIVREDIFTSLHIEEFELEVRDTKRGEEELTPDIPNVSEEATKDLDENGIIRIGAEVKEGDILIGKITPKGESDPSPEEKLLRAIFGDKAGDVKDASLKTPPSIRGVVIDTKLFSRAKKTTKAEEKSAIEKLDKKYDLAVLNLKNELVDKLFQIVNGKTSQGVYNVYKELLFPKGAKFTQKSLSDLEYAHINPYKWTTDDDKNEQIKMLLHNYGIRVNEELGAYKRDKFAISVGDELPSGIVQMAKVYVAKKRKLKVGDKMAGRHGNKGIVARIVRDEDMPFLEDGTPVDIVLNPLGVPSRMNLGQIYETVLAWAGKELGVKFATPIFDGAKHDEVEDWIAKAGVPASGRTYLHNGLTGEKFDQPTTVGIIYMLKLGHMVDDKMHARSIGPYSLITQQPLGGKAQFGGQRFGEMEVWALEAFGAANILQEILTVKSDDVIGRAKTYEAIVKGENLPTPGVPESFNVLVHELRGLGLDITLD; from the coding sequence TTGGCAAATAAAGTCGACCAAAGAGTAAATTTTGCACGTAGTAAGCATATTATAGATTACCCGGATTTTCTAGATGTGCAGTTGCAATCATTCAGAGAATTTTTTCAGATAGAAACCACTTCGGATAACCGTCATACAGAGGGTTTATTTAAGGTATTTGCTGAAAATTTTCCAATCACAGATTCCAGAAACATCTTTGTTTTGGAATTCCTTGATTATTTTATTGACCCGCCGCGTTATGATATACCTGAGTGTATTGACCGTGGGTTAACTTATAGTGTTCCGTTGAAAGCTAAATTAAAGCTTTCGTGTAATGATGCTGAGCACGAAGATTTTGAAACCATTATTCAGGATGTGTATTTAGGGACCATACCTTATATGACCCCAAAAGGTACATTTGTGATTAACGGAGCAGAGCGTGTAATTGTTTCACAATTGCACAGGTCGCCAGGTGTGTTCTTCGGCCAAAGCCGCCACACAAATGGAACTAAATTGTACTCAGCCCGTGTAATTCCTTTTAAGGGTTCATGGATCGAGTTTGCTACAGACGTAAACAACGTGATGTATGCTTACATTGATCGTAAGAAAAAGTTCCCGGTTACCACCTTATTGCGTGCTATTGGTTACGATTCTGATAAGGACATTTTGGAGCTGTTCGATCTTGCCGATGAGGTAAAGGTCAGCAAATCCGGCTTGAAAAAATATATCGGGCGTAAGCTTGCAGCAAGAGTATTGAGGAAGTGGGTAGAGGATTTTGTAGATGAAGATACTGGTGAGGTAGTTTCAATAGATCGTAATGAAGTGATCTTAGACAGGGATACTGTATTGGAAGACGACCACATTGATATGATCATTGATGCTGGTGTGAAGACGATCATCTTATCTAAGGATGATGGTGCTAGCCAGGCTGATTATACCATTATATATAATACTTTACAAAAGGATACATCTAACTCTGAAAAAGAGGCTGTTGAAAACATCTATCGTGCTTTGCGTAATGCAGAACCACCTGATGAGGAAACTGCAAGAGGTATCATTGAGCGTTTGTTCTTTTCGGATAAACGTTATGACTTGGGTGATGTGGGCAGGTACCGCATTAACCGTAAGTTGAAAATGGATACTCCCGATCATGTAAAAGTTTTAACGAAGGCTGATATCATTGCCATTGTTAAGTACCTGATCAAACTGATCAACTCTAAAGAAGAGGTGGATGATATTGATCACTTGTCGAACCGTCGTGTTCGTACAGTAGGTGAGCAATTGTACGCTCAGTTTGGTGTTGGTCTGGCACGTATGGCAAGAACCATCCGTGAGCGTATGAACATCCGAGATAACGAGGTATTTACACCAACTGATCTGATCAATGCCCGTACTTTATCATCGGTGATCAATTCATTTTTTGGTACAAACCAGTTGTCACAGTTCATGGACCAGACGAATCCTTTGGCAGAGATTACGCACAAACGTCGTTTGTCGGCCTTAGGCCCAGGTGGTCTGTCGCGTGAGCGTGCAGGTTTCGAGGTACGTGACGTTCACTATACGCACTATGGCCGTTTGTGTACAATTGAAACGCCAGAGGGACCAAACATTGGTTTGATTTCTTCTTTGTGTGTTCATGCGAAGATCAATAATTTAGGTTTCATTGAAACTCCTTATAAGAAAGTAGAGAACGGTATTGTTTCGGTTGATGAACCGGTGATTTACTTATCTGCTGAGGATGAAGATGGTAAAACCATTGCGCAGGCAAATGCAGCTTATGATGATAAAGGTAATTTCACCACTTCACGTGTAAAAGCACGTTATGAAGGTGACTTCCCGGTTATTGAACCAGAGAAACTGGACTTAATGGACGTGGCGCCGAATCAGATTACTTCAATTGCAGCTTCCTTGATTCCTTTCCTTGAGCATGATGATGCGAACAGGGCCTTGATGGGATCGAACATGCAACGTCAGGCCGTACCATTGTTACGTCCTGAGGCTCCTATCGTTGGTACAGGTTTGGAAGGTCGGGTAGCCCGCGATTCAAGAACGCTGATTAACGCTGAGGGTGACGGTGTGGTGGAATACGTTGATGCAAATGAGATCACCATTAAATATGTGCGTAATGACAGTGATCGTTTAGTTTCTTTTGAAGGTGACAGTAAAACCTATAAGTTAATCAAATTCAAAAAAACCAATCAGAATACCTGTATCAATTTAAAGCCAATTGTTAAAAAAGGCCAGAAGGTTGTAAAAGGACAGGTGTTGTGTGAAGGTTATGCTACTGAAAATGGTGAGTTGGCATTGGGAAGAAACTTAAAAGTTGCTTTCATGCCTTGGCAGGGATATAACTTTGAGGATGCGATTGTAATCAGTGAGCGTATTGTCCGTGAAGATATCTTTACTTCTTTACACATCGAAGAGTTTGAGCTGGAAGTACGCGATACCAAACGTGGGGAAGAGGAATTGACTCCAGATATTCCTAACGTTTCTGAGGAAGCAACTAAGGATCTTGACGAGAACGGTATCATCCGTATCGGTGCTGAAGTGAAAGAAGGTGATATCCTTATTGGCAAGATTACCCCTAAGGGAGAATCTGATCCTTCACCGGAAGAGAAGTTGTTGCGTGCTATATTTGGAGATAAGGCAGGAGATGTTAAAGATGCATCTTTGAAAACCCCTCCATCTATCAGGGGTGTGGTAATTGATACCAAATTGTTCTCAAGAGCTAAGAAAACTACTAAAGCAGAAGAAAAATCTGCAATAGAAAAACTAGATAAGAAATATGATCTGGCTGTTTTAAACCTTAAGAATGAGCTTGTAGATAAATTGTTCCAGATTGTGAACGGTAAAACGTCGCAGGGGGTATACAATGTTTATAAAGAGCTATTGTTCCCTAAAGGTGCGAAATTTACGCAGAAAAGCTTATCAGACCTTGAATACGCACACATCAATCCATACAAATGGACTACTGATGACGACAAGAATGAGCAGATCAAAATGTTGTTGCACAACTACGGTATTCGTGTAAACGAGGAGCTGGGTGCTTACAAACGTGATAAATTTGCCATTAGTGTTGGTGATGAACTTCCATCTGGTATTGTACAGATGGCCAAGGTTTATGTTGCCAAGAAACGTAAGTTAAAAGTAGGGGATAAGATGGCCGGACGTCACGGTAACAAGGGTATTGTAGCCCGTATTGTTCGTGATGAAGATATGCCATTCCTTGAAGACGGAACACCTGTTGATATTGTGTTGAACCCACTGGGTGTACCTTCACGTATGAACTTAGGTCAGATCTATGAAACTGTACTGGCATGGGCAGGTAAAGAATTGGGTGTAAAATTTGCTACTCCGATTTTTGATGGTGCCAAACATGACGAAGTAGAGGATTGGATCGCTAAGGCAGGAGTACCTGCTTCGGGCAGAACTTATTTACATAATGGTTTAACGGGTGAGAAATTTGACCAGCCAACAACTGTAGGTATCATCTACATGTTGAAATTGGGGCACATGGTTGATGATAAGATGCACGCCCGTTCAATCGGACCATACTCATTGATTACACAGCAGCCATTGGGTGGTAAAGCCCAGTTTGGTGGTCAGCGTTTTGGTGAGATGGAGGTTTGGGCATTGGAAGCATTTGGTGCGGCCAATATCCTGCAAGAGATCTTAACCGTTAAGTCGGATGATGTGATCGGAAGGGCCAAAACCTATGAAGCGATTGTAAAAGGCGAGAACCTTCCTACTCCAGGTGTACCGGAATCATTTAATGTATTGGTACATGAGTTACGTGGATTAGGTTTAGATATTACGTTAGACTAA
- the rplJ gene encoding 50S ribosomal protein L10 produces the protein MNREEKHELVSALQVKMQEFGNFYIADTSSLSVEKVNSIRRKCFESGIEMQVAKNTLIRKAIEGLEGDASEIFVALKGQSALLFSTVGNGPAKLIKALRKGSDKPVLKAAYIDSTVFIGDNQLDTLVSLKSREELIGDIIGLLQSPAKNVISALQSGGSKIAGIVKTLQEREG, from the coding sequence ATGAACAGAGAAGAAAAACACGAATTAGTTTCTGCGCTTCAAGTGAAGATGCAGGAGTTTGGCAATTTTTATATTGCTGATACATCGAGCTTATCTGTTGAGAAAGTAAACAGTATCCGTCGTAAATGTTTTGAAAGCGGGATTGAAATGCAGGTTGCAAAAAATACTTTGATCAGAAAAGCGATTGAAGGATTGGAAGGCGATGCATCAGAGATTTTCGTGGCACTTAAAGGTCAGTCAGCCTTATTATTCTCAACAGTAGGCAATGGTCCGGCTAAGCTGATCAAAGCGTTGAGGAAAGGTTCTGATAAACCTGTGCTTAAAGCAGCTTATATCGATTCGACAGTATTTATCGGTGACAACCAGTTAGATACTTTAGTAAGCCTGAAATCAAGAGAAGAGCTTATTGGAGATATCATTGGATTACTACAGTCGCCAGCTAAAAACGTTATATCGGCATTACAGTCTGGTGGTAGCAAAATTGCAGGAATTGTTAAAACTCTTCAAGAGAGAGAAGGTTAA
- the secE gene encoding preprotein translocase subunit SecE, with protein sequence MAKVVQFIKESYEEMTQKVTWPTWGELQNSAVLVLVASLIIACVVFAMDKGSTFVLDTFYKSLSN encoded by the coding sequence ATGGCTAAAGTAGTTCAATTTATTAAAGAATCATACGAGGAAATGACCCAGAAGGTTACCTGGCCTACATGGGGAGAATTGCAAAATTCTGCAGTGCTGGTTTTGGTAGCTTCGTTAATCATTGCATGTGTTGTATTTGCAATGGATAAAGGGTCTACTTTTGTGTTGGATACTTTTTATAAATCACTTTCTAATTAA
- the rplA gene encoding 50S ribosomal protein L1 produces the protein MAKLTKNQKKAHAKLESGKTYSLKDAAALVKEITTTKFDASVDIDVALGVDPRKANQMVRGIATLPHGTGKTVRVLVLCTPDKEEEAKAAGADFVGLDEYVAKIEGGWTDVDIIITTPACMAKVGKLGRVLGPRNLMPNPKSGTVTNEVGKAVTDVKGGKIDFKVDKSGIIHASVGKVSFPAEKIYENALEVLQVISKLKPSAAKGTYFKSIHVSSTMSPGIAIETKSVAGI, from the coding sequence GTGGCTAAATTAACAAAAAATCAAAAAAAGGCACATGCTAAACTAGAATCTGGTAAAACGTATTCTTTAAAGGATGCGGCTGCTTTGGTAAAAGAGATTACTACAACTAAATTTGATGCATCGGTTGATATCGATGTAGCTTTAGGTGTAGATCCGCGTAAAGCGAATCAAATGGTTCGTGGTATCGCTACTTTACCGCACGGTACAGGTAAAACTGTACGTGTATTAGTTCTTTGTACTCCTGATAAGGAAGAAGAGGCTAAAGCAGCAGGTGCAGATTTTGTAGGTTTAGACGAATATGTAGCTAAGATTGAAGGTGGATGGACTGATGTTGACATTATTATCACTACTCCTGCTTGTATGGCAAAAGTAGGGAAACTGGGCCGAGTTTTGGGTCCACGTAACCTTATGCCAAACCCAAAATCAGGTACTGTAACCAATGAAGTTGGTAAAGCAGTTACTGATGTAAAAGGCGGTAAGATTGATTTTAAAGTTGACAAAAGTGGTATTATACACGCTTCAGTAGGAAAAGTATCATTCCCGGCAGAAAAAATATATGAAAATGCATTAGAAGTACTTCAGGTAATTTCTAAGCTAAAACCATCTGCTGCAAAAGGAACTTATTTTAAGAGCATTCATGTTTCTTCAACTATGAGTCCTGGGATTGCAATCGAAACTAAATCAGTAGCGGGGATCTAA